The Nostoc sp. 'Lobaria pulmonaria (5183) cyanobiont' genome window below encodes:
- a CDS encoding TMEM175 family protein: MGKGRLEAFSDGVIAIIITIMVLEIKVPHGFDLAALRPLIPVFLSYVLSFIYIGIYWNNHHHLLQAVRHVNGRILWANLHLLFWLSLIPFVTGWMGENHFAAMPVAFYGAVLLLAAIAYFILTRTLISSHGKDSTLAIAVTGNFKEKISLVFYALAIPLAFVNSWFACALYALVAVIWLIPDRRIEKTLTS, translated from the coding sequence ATGGGAAAAGGGAGATTAGAAGCATTCAGCGATGGGGTGATTGCCATCATCATCACCATTATGGTGCTGGAAATCAAAGTACCGCATGGATTCGATTTAGCTGCCCTACGTCCACTAATCCCGGTATTTCTAAGCTATGTGTTGAGTTTTATTTATATCGGCATCTACTGGAACAATCACCATCACCTACTACAAGCAGTCCGACACGTTAATGGCCGTATCCTTTGGGCTAATCTGCATCTGCTGTTTTGGTTATCGCTAATTCCCTTCGTCACTGGCTGGATGGGCGAGAATCACTTTGCCGCCATGCCAGTTGCTTTTTATGGTGCGGTGTTGTTGTTGGCTGCGATCGCTTACTTTATCCTTACCCGCACCCTGATTTCTTCCCACGGCAAGGATTCGACTCTAGCGATCGCAGTCACTGGAAACTTTAAGGAAAAAATATCGCTGGTATTCTATGCTCTGGCAATTCCACTTGCCTTTGTGAACTCATGGTTTGCCTGTGCATTATACGCTTTAGTCGCGGTCATCTGGCTGATTCCTGACCGTCGAATTGAGAAGACTCTCACTTCC
- the hisS gene encoding histidine--tRNA ligase, translating to MAKGDKINFSTPSGFPEFLPSEKRLELYLLDIIRRVFESYGFTPIETPAVERLEVLQAKGNQGDNIIYGIDPILPPNRQAERDKSGETGSEARALKFDQTVPLAAYIARHLNELTFPFARYQTDVVFRGERAKDGRFRQFRQCDIDVVARRELSLLYDAQMPAIITEIFEAINIGDFLIRINNRKVLTGFFKSLGIAENQIKSCIGIVDTLEKIGESKVKQDLEKEGISAEQAQEIIEFIKIDGSVDEVLDKLKHLAQNLPETEQLSLGVTELETVIAGVRNLGVAENRFCIDLSIARGLDYYTGTVYETTLLGHEALGSICSGGRYEELVGVFLGEKMPGVGISIGLTRLISRLLKAGILSTLAPTPAQVMVVNMQEDLMPTYLKVSQHLRQAGINVITNFDKRPLGKQFQLADKQGIQFCVIIGSEEAAAQKSSLKDLKTGEQVEVLLENLAEEVKKRLT from the coding sequence ATGGCCAAAGGTGACAAAATAAACTTTTCTACTCCTAGCGGTTTTCCAGAGTTTCTTCCTAGCGAAAAGCGTTTAGAATTATATTTATTAGATATCATCCGTAGAGTTTTTGAAAGCTATGGATTTACGCCCATCGAAACACCTGCCGTAGAACGTTTAGAAGTGCTGCAAGCTAAAGGAAATCAAGGCGACAATATCATTTATGGAATTGATCCCATCTTGCCACCAAATCGACAAGCCGAGAGAGATAAATCGGGCGAAACTGGTTCGGAAGCAAGAGCTTTAAAGTTCGATCAAACAGTTCCTTTAGCGGCGTATATTGCCCGTCACCTGAATGAATTAACCTTTCCCTTTGCTCGTTATCAAACGGATGTAGTTTTTCGGGGAGAACGGGCGAAAGATGGGCGTTTTCGTCAGTTTCGTCAGTGCGATATTGATGTAGTTGCTCGTCGTGAACTCAGCTTGCTCTATGATGCTCAGATGCCTGCAATTATCACTGAAATATTTGAAGCAATTAATATTGGTGATTTTCTGATTCGCATCAATAACCGAAAAGTTCTCACTGGTTTCTTTAAATCATTGGGTATTGCCGAAAATCAAATAAAATCGTGTATTGGTATTGTTGATACTCTAGAAAAGATTGGTGAAAGTAAAGTAAAACAAGATTTAGAGAAAGAAGGAATTTCAGCCGAACAGGCACAAGAAATTATTGAATTTATCAAAATAGACGGTTCGGTTGATGAAGTCTTAGATAAGCTCAAGCATCTTGCTCAAAATCTGCCAGAAACCGAACAATTGAGCTTAGGAGTTACCGAATTAGAAACGGTAATTGCTGGGGTGCGTAATCTCGGAGTTGCCGAAAACCGTTTCTGTATTGATTTATCCATTGCCCGTGGTCTTGATTACTATACCGGCACAGTTTACGAAACAACTCTATTAGGACATGAAGCTTTAGGTAGTATTTGTTCTGGCGGTAGATATGAAGAATTAGTCGGGGTATTTTTAGGTGAAAAAATGCCTGGTGTCGGCATTTCTATTGGCTTAACTCGTTTAATTAGTCGTTTATTAAAAGCTGGAATTCTAAGTACCTTAGCTCCTACACCAGCCCAAGTGATGGTAGTGAATATGCAAGAAGATTTAATGCCCACTTATTTAAAAGTTTCTCAACATCTGCGTCAGGCGGGAATTAATGTGATAACTAACTTTGATAAGCGTCCTTTGGGTAAACAATTTCAATTAGCAGACAAGCAAGGAATTCAATTTTGCGTAATTATTGGTTCTGAAGAAGCAGCAGCGCAAAAGTCATCACTCAAAGATTTGAAAACAGGTGAGCAAGTAGAAGTACTACTAGAAAATTTGGCTGAGGAAGTTAAAAAAAGGCTTACTTAA
- a CDS encoding red chlorophyll catabolite reductase, translated as MTQQPTDLDNKAVFEQLWEITKELRQKLETRFQLHPDPSVENLQQYSSLDGNMKGSLTAFSGEEIDWLVHSWLGNPGKSNFSTMRLTTWLKSHIQVPHLAFEFGTLPNIFFYIDYIPRTDLLTDLASLDRYYEPVNETFLKLQSDSRLKVFTSKSAYIRLFQSPVSLCYTGASTFETLELTRTLAHETLDRWLTWVDAAEPVPEDARKALAIRDFALRRISAERDPGNKFAAQMFGSELTDRLVRSLWGGDRIL; from the coding sequence ATGACTCAGCAACCAACTGATTTAGACAATAAAGCTGTATTTGAGCAGTTGTGGGAGATTACAAAGGAACTCCGCCAAAAATTAGAGACTCGTTTTCAGTTACATCCAGATCCTTCTGTAGAAAATTTACAGCAATATAGCAGTCTTGATGGCAACATGAAAGGTTCGCTGACCGCTTTTTCTGGGGAAGAAATTGACTGGCTAGTGCATTCGTGGTTGGGAAACCCTGGAAAATCAAACTTTAGCACTATGCGCCTCACCACTTGGTTGAAGTCCCATATTCAGGTTCCTCATTTGGCCTTCGAGTTTGGCACACTTCCAAATATTTTCTTTTATATAGATTACATTCCTCGGACTGACCTTTTAACCGATTTGGCATCTCTCGATCGCTACTATGAACCAGTTAATGAAACATTCTTAAAGTTACAGTCAGATTCGCGGCTTAAGGTATTTACTAGCAAAAGTGCCTATATTCGCCTATTTCAATCGCCTGTTAGTCTTTGCTATACAGGCGCATCTACTTTTGAAACCTTGGAACTAACTCGCACACTTGCACACGAAACACTCGATCGCTGGTTAACTTGGGTAGATGCAGCTGAACCTGTGCCAGAAGATGCACGCAAAGCTTTAGCTATTCGTGATTTCGCGCTCCGCCGTATCAGTGCTGAACGCGATCCAGGTAATAAATTTGCGGCACAGATGTTTGGATCGGAATTGACAGATAGACTTGTGCGATCGCTCTGGGGTGGCGATCGCATTCTCTAA
- a CDS encoding aldehyde dehydrogenase family protein — translation MTKPIEVRNPRTGKFDYVIIPPPPRLLVQQCKRTRRAQVRWQQLGLEGRIEALQQWKNAILSGRDRLTEALVNDTGRLSTSVLEIDSFLSSIDRWCRLAPDLLQESAKNTAIPFIALQQTSVPYPLVGVISPWNFPLSLSTVDTIPALLAGCAVIVKPSEITPRFVAPLITALNTVPKLHEVLTFVEGAGATGSVLIENVDLVCFTGSVATGRKVAQAAAKQFIPAFLELGGKDPAIVLESANLELATSAILWASVANTGQSYFSIERIYVANSIFEKFYHQLVAKAHRLELAYPTVESGEIGPIIAEKQAAIISDHLLDAVEKGAVIHCGGVIEDFGGGWWCRPTVLTQVNHSMKVMTEATFGPIMPVMPFSTVGEAVSLANESIYGLSAAVFASETEALEVAYQIDAGAISINDAGLTAIMHEGEKNPFKFSGLGGSRMGAAALKRFMRKKAILIKTNATNDPWWFENGE, via the coding sequence ATGACAAAACCAATAGAAGTCCGCAATCCCCGAACTGGCAAATTTGACTACGTAATTATCCCGCCGCCTCCAAGGCTGCTGGTACAGCAATGTAAGCGCACGCGCAGGGCACAAGTTCGCTGGCAGCAGTTGGGCTTAGAGGGGAGAATTGAAGCCTTACAACAGTGGAAGAATGCGATATTATCTGGACGCGATCGCCTCACGGAAGCTTTGGTAAATGATACAGGAAGATTGTCAACCTCGGTATTAGAAATAGATTCTTTCCTCTCCAGTATCGATCGCTGGTGTCGGTTAGCACCGGACTTGCTGCAAGAATCTGCAAAAAATACAGCCATTCCCTTTATTGCCTTGCAACAAACATCCGTTCCTTATCCCCTGGTTGGGGTAATTAGCCCGTGGAATTTTCCCCTGTCACTGTCTACTGTTGATACTATTCCGGCATTGTTGGCAGGTTGTGCTGTCATTGTCAAACCCAGTGAAATCACTCCCCGCTTCGTAGCACCACTGATTACAGCACTCAATACCGTTCCCAAACTGCACGAGGTATTAACTTTTGTGGAAGGAGCAGGCGCAACCGGATCTGTTTTGATTGAAAATGTAGATTTGGTATGCTTTACAGGCAGTGTAGCGACGGGGAGAAAAGTTGCACAGGCGGCTGCAAAACAGTTTATTCCAGCTTTTTTGGAATTAGGAGGAAAAGATCCTGCGATCGTTTTAGAATCAGCCAACTTAGAATTAGCAACCTCAGCAATATTGTGGGCTTCGGTCGCCAACACCGGACAGTCATACTTCTCAATTGAGCGAATTTACGTTGCAAACTCCATATTTGAAAAGTTTTACCATCAACTAGTAGCCAAAGCACATCGCCTTGAGCTAGCCTACCCCACAGTCGAAAGTGGAGAAATTGGCCCGATCATCGCCGAAAAACAGGCAGCCATTATTAGCGATCATCTCCTAGATGCAGTTGAAAAAGGAGCAGTAATTCATTGCGGCGGTGTAATAGAAGATTTTGGAGGGGGTTGGTGGTGTCGTCCGACAGTGCTTACCCAAGTTAATCATTCCATGAAAGTCATGACCGAAGCGACTTTTGGCCCGATTATGCCAGTCATGCCTTTTTCTACAGTAGGTGAAGCAGTCTCTTTAGCCAATGAATCAATCTATGGATTAAGTGCTGCTGTATTTGCCTCGGAAACAGAAGCTTTAGAAGTTGCTTACCAGATAGATGCAGGTGCTATTAGTATCAATGATGCTGGACTCACCGCCATCATGCATGAGGGAGAGAAAAACCCTTTCAAATTCTCCGGTTTGGGAGGATCGCGCATGGGTGCGGCGGCGCTGAAACGGTTCATGCGAAAAAAAGCTATTTTGATCAAAACTAACGCTACTAATGACCCTTGGTGGTTTGAGAATGGGGAGTGA